In Proteiniborus ethanoligenes, one genomic interval encodes:
- a CDS encoding type II toxin-antitoxin system PemK/MazF family toxin, which yields MIIKRGDILYADLSPVIGSEQGGVRPVLVIQNDTGNKYSPTVIVSAITSQINKAKLPTHVEITAPDFGLPKDSVVLLEQIRTIDKKRLREKIGHFDEDMMIKVDECLKISIGLSDF from the coding sequence GTGATAATTAAAAGAGGAGATATACTTTATGCTGATTTAAGTCCTGTTATTGGCTCAGAACAAGGAGGGGTTAGACCAGTTTTAGTTATTCAAAATGATACAGGAAACAAGTACAGTCCTACTGTTATAGTTTCTGCTATTACATCTCAAATTAATAAAGCAAAGCTTCCAACCCATGTAGAGATAACTGCACCTGATTTTGGCCTTCCAAAAGATTCGGTAGTATTGTTAGAGCAAATAAGAACAATTGACAAGAAACGACTGAGAGAAAAAATTGGACATTTTGACGAAGATATGATGATTAAAGTTGATGAATGTTTAAAAATAAGCATCG
- a CDS encoding CopG family ribbon-helix-helix protein: MAETKRIMISLPNSLLEEVDDIVSMESKNRSEFIREAMKLYLRERKKIQIKEKMKNGYREMSQINLYLAEMGLEEDYNELISYENRLIGREEL; this comes from the coding sequence ATGGCTGAAACGAAAAGAATTATGATAAGTCTACCTAATAGCTTGTTAGAGGAAGTAGATGATATAGTTTCTATGGAAAGCAAGAATAGAAGTGAATTTATTAGGGAAGCCATGAAGCTTTATTTAAGAGAACGCAAAAAAATTCAAATAAAGGAAAAAATGAAAAACGGATATAGAGAAATGAGTCAAATAAATTTGTATCTAGCTGAAATGGGGTTAGAAGAAGATTATAATGAGCTGATTAGTTATGAAAACAGGTTGATAGGACGTGAAGAATTGTGA
- the alr gene encoding alanine racemase, with protein MFTLKDSRPVWAEINLNHLAHNIKEVRRLVGRDVVITAVVKADAYGHGALLSAKTLLDNGGDRLAVATLSEAMELRKAGIKAEILILGYTPSYQSNSIIENGITQTIYNLQGAKALSDEAKKLGKTAKIHLKIDTGMGRLGFLSQEVSIKEIIEIINLPNIYVEGIFSHFAKADEKDKDFSIQQYERFIRVINDLKKADIEIPIKHIANSASIIDMPEYNLDMVRAGIMLYGLYPSDEVNKGRVELKPVMTLKATISNIKTVPKGVGISYGHKFVTDKTYKIGTLPIGYADGFTRLLTSKGEVSIKGKRVPIIGSICMDQCMVDASDFEDVNVGDEVILFGDGSMNEPIADELASSLGTVNYEIVCMISRRVPRVYIKDNRIVCIKDYLSSL; from the coding sequence ATGTTTACTTTAAAGGACTCAAGGCCAGTGTGGGCAGAGATAAACTTAAACCATTTAGCTCATAATATAAAAGAAGTAAGAAGGCTTGTAGGCAGAGACGTAGTTATTACTGCAGTAGTAAAAGCAGACGCATATGGTCATGGGGCTTTATTATCAGCAAAAACTCTCCTAGATAATGGAGGAGATAGACTAGCTGTGGCTACTCTTTCTGAAGCTATGGAATTAAGAAAGGCTGGAATAAAAGCTGAAATATTGATATTAGGATATACTCCTAGCTACCAAAGCAATAGCATTATAGAAAATGGTATAACACAAACAATATACAACCTACAGGGCGCTAAAGCGCTATCAGATGAAGCAAAAAAACTGGGTAAAACAGCTAAAATACATTTAAAGATAGATACAGGCATGGGAAGACTAGGTTTTTTATCTCAGGAAGTTTCCATAAAGGAAATTATAGAAATAATTAATCTACCCAACATATATGTGGAAGGAATATTTTCTCATTTTGCGAAAGCTGATGAAAAAGACAAGGATTTTTCTATACAACAATATGAAAGATTTATTAGGGTAATTAATGATCTTAAAAAAGCCGATATAGAAATTCCTATAAAGCATATAGCCAATAGTGCTTCAATAATTGATATGCCAGAGTACAATCTAGATATGGTTAGAGCTGGCATAATGCTATATGGCTTATATCCTTCTGATGAGGTAAATAAAGGTAGAGTTGAATTAAAGCCTGTTATGACTTTAAAGGCAACTATTTCAAACATTAAGACTGTTCCTAAAGGGGTAGGTATAAGCTATGGACATAAGTTTGTAACGGATAAAACTTATAAAATAGGAACCTTGCCTATAGGATATGCAGATGGCTTTACTAGACTCCTAACAAGCAAGGGAGAAGTAAGCATAAAAGGTAAAAGGGTTCCCATAATAGGCAGTATATGCATGGACCAGTGTATGGTAGATGCATCAGACTTTGAGGATGTAAATGTTGGAGATGAAGTAATACTTTTTGGAGATGGTTCTATGAACGAACCTATAGCAGATGAACTAGCAAGTAGCTTAGGAACAGTAAATTATGAAATCGTCTGTATGATTAGCAGGAGAGTACCAAGAGTATATATTAAAGATAATAGGATAGTATGTATAAAAGATTATTTATCATCTTTATAA